A genomic window from Corticium candelabrum chromosome 8, ooCorCand1.1, whole genome shotgun sequence includes:
- the LOC134183338 gene encoding HBS1-like protein isoform X2: protein MADVAILVVDARPCEFEAGFQAGGQTREHSVLARLLGVTQLAVAVNKMDAIEWLQERFNEIVQKLGQFLKQAGFRESDVKYIPCSGLTGVNLIQLAEKDKLSMWYKGPCLVDRIDAFKHVQRPLEKSFRCSVSDVFRIGGSGITVSGKIASGHIQVGEVVAVMPAGDQALVKAISIHDDSTQWAVAGDHVCMTLTEIDISKTPVGSMLCDPSNPVRPVLKFRARIIVFNIEIPITKGFPVMLHYQSVNEAAVINRLVSVLNKNTGEVIARKPRCLSKQSTALVEIEPARSVCVELFKDFKDLGRFMLQSGGTTIAAGIVTDIIQ, encoded by the exons atg GCAGATGTCGCCATCTTAGTCGTCGATGCCCGTCCCTGTGAGTTCGAGGCCGGATTTCAGGCTGGAGGCCAGACAAGGGAACACTCCGTTTTGGCAAGATTGTTGGGCGTCACACAGTTAGCTGTTGCTGTAAATAAAATGGACGCA ATCGAGTGGTTGCAAGAGCGTTTCAATGAGATTGTCCAGAAATTAGGACAGTTTCTCAAACAAGCTGGATTTAGG GAAAGCGATGTGAAATACATACCATGTAGCGGTTTAACTGGCGTCAATTTGATACAACTAGCCGAGAAAGACAAACTGAGTATGTGGTATAAAGGTCCATGTTTGGTGGACAGAATAG ATGCATTCAAGCATGTACAGCGTCCGCTCGAGAAGTCATTTCGTTGTTCTGTATCAGATGTATTTAGAA TTGGTGGATCGGGAATTACTGTAAGCGGCAAGATCGCATCGGGTCATATCCAAGTGGGTGAAGTAGTTGCTGTAATGCCTGCTGGTGACCAAGCTTTAGTAAAAg CAATTTCTATTCACGACGATTCAACTCAATGGGCCGTGGCTGGCGACCACGTCTGCATGACACTGACAGAAATCGACATATCAAAAACGCC TGTCGGCAGCATGTTGTGCGATCCGTCGAATCCTGTCCGGCCGGTTTTGAAATTCCGCGCTCGAATAATCGTGTTCAATATTGAAATACCGATAACAAAAGGATTTCCG GTCATGTTGCATTATCAGTCGGTAAATGAAGCGGCTGTGATTAACCGACTTGTTAGTGTCTTGAACAAGAACACAGGAGAGGTGATCGCAAGGAAGCCGag ATGTTTGAGTAAGCAGTCGACTGCTCTTGTCGAGATCGAGCCGGCTAGATCCGTCTGTGTTGAACTATTTAAGGATTTCAAAGATCTGGGACGGTTTATGTTGCAATCAGGTGGTACTACGATTGCAGCTGGGATTGTAACAgatataatacaataa
- the LOC134183338 gene encoding HBS1-like protein isoform X1, with product MAVHWTCCIPRECINIERSSLLSDREWEALYSKAEEYLCRNDDVFDDSIRHVVVMNTIQHALPGRGVRSLPLAVQRNEDDPSLADVAILVVDARPCEFEAGFQAGGQTREHSVLARLLGVTQLAVAVNKMDAIEWLQERFNEIVQKLGQFLKQAGFRESDVKYIPCSGLTGVNLIQLAEKDKLSMWYKGPCLVDRIDAFKHVQRPLEKSFRCSVSDVFRIGGSGITVSGKIASGHIQVGEVVAVMPAGDQALVKAISIHDDSTQWAVAGDHVCMTLTEIDISKTPVGSMLCDPSNPVRPVLKFRARIIVFNIEIPITKGFPVMLHYQSVNEAAVINRLVSVLNKNTGEVIARKPRCLSKQSTALVEIEPARSVCVELFKDFKDLGRFMLQSGGTTIAAGIVTDIIQ from the exons ATGGCCGTTCATTGGACGTGTTGCATTCCAAGAGAATGTATTAATATCGAGAGAAGTAGCTTGCTGTCTGATCGCGAGTGGGAAGCATTGTACAGCAAAGCTGAGGAATATTTGTGTCGCAACGATGACGTGTTCGATGATTCTATCCGCCATGTGGTCGTGATGAATACCATTCAGCATGCGCTTCCAGGCCGTGGTGTACGTAGCCTTCCACTTGCTGTTCAAAGGAATGAGGACGATCCATCACTG GCAGATGTCGCCATCTTAGTCGTCGATGCCCGTCCCTGTGAGTTCGAGGCCGGATTTCAGGCTGGAGGCCAGACAAGGGAACACTCCGTTTTGGCAAGATTGTTGGGCGTCACACAGTTAGCTGTTGCTGTAAATAAAATGGACGCA ATCGAGTGGTTGCAAGAGCGTTTCAATGAGATTGTCCAGAAATTAGGACAGTTTCTCAAACAAGCTGGATTTAGG GAAAGCGATGTGAAATACATACCATGTAGCGGTTTAACTGGCGTCAATTTGATACAACTAGCCGAGAAAGACAAACTGAGTATGTGGTATAAAGGTCCATGTTTGGTGGACAGAATAG ATGCATTCAAGCATGTACAGCGTCCGCTCGAGAAGTCATTTCGTTGTTCTGTATCAGATGTATTTAGAA TTGGTGGATCGGGAATTACTGTAAGCGGCAAGATCGCATCGGGTCATATCCAAGTGGGTGAAGTAGTTGCTGTAATGCCTGCTGGTGACCAAGCTTTAGTAAAAg CAATTTCTATTCACGACGATTCAACTCAATGGGCCGTGGCTGGCGACCACGTCTGCATGACACTGACAGAAATCGACATATCAAAAACGCC TGTCGGCAGCATGTTGTGCGATCCGTCGAATCCTGTCCGGCCGGTTTTGAAATTCCGCGCTCGAATAATCGTGTTCAATATTGAAATACCGATAACAAAAGGATTTCCG GTCATGTTGCATTATCAGTCGGTAAATGAAGCGGCTGTGATTAACCGACTTGTTAGTGTCTTGAACAAGAACACAGGAGAGGTGATCGCAAGGAAGCCGag ATGTTTGAGTAAGCAGTCGACTGCTCTTGTCGAGATCGAGCCGGCTAGATCCGTCTGTGTTGAACTATTTAAGGATTTCAAAGATCTGGGACGGTTTATGTTGCAATCAGGTGGTACTACGATTGCAGCTGGGATTGTAACAgatataatacaataa
- the LOC134183337 gene encoding uncharacterized protein LOC134183337 isoform X1: MSELPVLEIKTDILVIGSGPVGSTFARVLVENGRNVLMVEAGPYTSRRPGWHLKNSYVYQRDFNSFTGLISSHLHDSSVATSNKPTITLDPSSFHVDLTDNKYKGFVRNSQNPKQNPFLNIDGEAEAFCVGGMAVHWTCAIPQACIDIERSSLLADREWEELYKVAEDYLCCHTDVFDDSIRHTVVKKAIGSCFPDRGVRSLPLAVTANKYNKALVTWSGTDVILGDNLIDMIDNPEKEQFQLLPEHLCYELVVSENGTKIVKARCTDLTRNQKVVICANHYVVCCGAVRTPQLLYTSRIRPKALGRYLCEQPKSFCQIVLSEEIIMGIRGGSLPALNDEMKKKVRYYIDENPEDPVPIPSDDKAPQVNIPFSKKNPYHCQIHRDAFKYGAVPPNVDDRLIVDLRWFGYMEPNVNNRLEFETDIKDRFGMPQPTFYFQLSPEDSKRAHAMIDDMTRAAVALGGFLPGSEPQFMPIGSSLHLTGSVRMGSKADDTSVCDTYSKVWGLENLWLGSNGVIPTGTASNVTLTSVALAIRSARRILGLPDLSHAS; this comes from the exons ATGTCTGAACTTCCCGTTTTAGAAATTAAGACTGATATTCTCGTTATCGGTTCGGGACCCGTTGGGTCCACGTTCGCACGCGTGCTGGTCGAGAATGGTCGCAATGTGCTCATGGTGGAGGCCGGTCCGTACACGTCCAGACGACCGGGATGGCACCTCAAGAATTCCTACGTCTACCAGCGAGATTTCAACTCGTTCACCGGTCTCATCTCTTCGCACCTCCACGACTCGTCCGTTGCGACGTCCAACAAGCCGACAATCACTCTCGATCCGTCCTCATTTCACGTTGACTTGACCGACAACAAGTACAAGGG TTTCGTTCGGAACAGTCAAAACCCTAAGCAAAACCCATTCTTGAACATTGATGGCGAGGCTGAGGCG TTTTGTGTCGGAGGCATGGCTGTTCATTGGACTTGTGCCATTCCACAAGCGTGCATAGATATTGAGAGATCTAGTCTGCTGGCTGATAGAGAATGGGAAGAACTCTACAAAGTAGCTGAAGACTACCTTTGCTGTCACACTGATGTATTTGATGATTCGATTCGTCACACAGTGGTAAAGAAGGCCATTGGCTCGTGCTTTCCTGATCGAGGTGTAAGGAGCCTGCCACTAGCAGTCACAGCTAACAAATATAATAAAGCACTAGTCACATGGTCAGGGACCGATGTCATCTTGGGTGACAACCTCATTGACATGATTGACAATCCAGAAAAGGAACAGTTCCAGCTGCTG CCTGAGCATCTCTGCTATGAGCTCGTTGTCAGTGAAAATGGTACGAAAATTGTCAAAGCTCGTTGCACCGACCTGACCAGAAACCAAAAAGTAGTCATCTGCGCCAACCATTATGTCGTTTGCTGTGGTGCTGTTAGAACACCTCAATTACTATACACATCACGCATTCGTCCAAAAGCGCTTGGTCGTTACCTCTGTGAGCAGCCAAAGTCATTTTGCCAAATTGTCCTGAGTGAGGAGATAATCATGGGTATAAGAGGTGGAAGCCTTCCAGCCCTGAATGATGAAATGAAGAAAAAGGTTCGCTACTACATTGACGAAAACCCAGAAGATCCTGTTCCCATTCCAAGTGATGACAAAGCTCCACAG GTGAACATCCCGTTCTCTAAGAAAAACCCTTACCACTGCCAGATTCATCGAGATGCCTTCAAGTATGGTGCTGTTCCTCCCAATGTCGATGATCGTCTCATTGTTGATCTGCGTTGGTTCGGCTACATGGAGCCTAATGTTAACAACAGACTTGAGTTCGAGACAGACATCAAGGACAGGTTTGGCATGCCACAGCCGACATTCTACTTCCAACTTAGTCCGGAAGACTCCAAACGTGCTCATGCCATGATCGATGACATGACCAGAGCAGCTGTCGCTCTGGGTGGCTTCTTACCAGGTTCAGAGCCACAGTTCATGCCCATTGGAAGCAGCCTTCATCTGACA GGAAGTGTTCGTATGGGATCAAAGGCCGATGACACATCAGTGTGTGACACATATTCAAAAGTCTGGGGGCTAGAGAACTTGTGGCTTGGAAGCAACGGCGTCATTCCTACAGGCACCGCTTCGAATGTCACTCTGACTTCTGTGGCACTGGCGATCAGGTCGGCTCGTCGTATTCTTGGACTGCCTGACCTCAGCCATGCGTCCTAG
- the LOC134183337 gene encoding uncharacterized protein LOC134183337 isoform X2, which yields MLSFVRNSQNPKQNPFLNIDGEAEAFCVGGMAVHWTCAIPQACIDIERSSLLADREWEELYKVAEDYLCCHTDVFDDSIRHTVVKKAIGSCFPDRGVRSLPLAVTANKYNKALVTWSGTDVILGDNLIDMIDNPEKEQFQLLPEHLCYELVVSENGTKIVKARCTDLTRNQKVVICANHYVVCCGAVRTPQLLYTSRIRPKALGRYLCEQPKSFCQIVLSEEIIMGIRGGSLPALNDEMKKKVRYYIDENPEDPVPIPSDDKAPQVNIPFSKKNPYHCQIHRDAFKYGAVPPNVDDRLIVDLRWFGYMEPNVNNRLEFETDIKDRFGMPQPTFYFQLSPEDSKRAHAMIDDMTRAAVALGGFLPGSEPQFMPIGSSLHLTGSVRMGSKADDTSVCDTYSKVWGLENLWLGSNGVIPTGTASNVTLTSVALAIRSARRILGLPDLSHAS from the exons ATGCTAAG TTTCGTTCGGAACAGTCAAAACCCTAAGCAAAACCCATTCTTGAACATTGATGGCGAGGCTGAGGCG TTTTGTGTCGGAGGCATGGCTGTTCATTGGACTTGTGCCATTCCACAAGCGTGCATAGATATTGAGAGATCTAGTCTGCTGGCTGATAGAGAATGGGAAGAACTCTACAAAGTAGCTGAAGACTACCTTTGCTGTCACACTGATGTATTTGATGATTCGATTCGTCACACAGTGGTAAAGAAGGCCATTGGCTCGTGCTTTCCTGATCGAGGTGTAAGGAGCCTGCCACTAGCAGTCACAGCTAACAAATATAATAAAGCACTAGTCACATGGTCAGGGACCGATGTCATCTTGGGTGACAACCTCATTGACATGATTGACAATCCAGAAAAGGAACAGTTCCAGCTGCTG CCTGAGCATCTCTGCTATGAGCTCGTTGTCAGTGAAAATGGTACGAAAATTGTCAAAGCTCGTTGCACCGACCTGACCAGAAACCAAAAAGTAGTCATCTGCGCCAACCATTATGTCGTTTGCTGTGGTGCTGTTAGAACACCTCAATTACTATACACATCACGCATTCGTCCAAAAGCGCTTGGTCGTTACCTCTGTGAGCAGCCAAAGTCATTTTGCCAAATTGTCCTGAGTGAGGAGATAATCATGGGTATAAGAGGTGGAAGCCTTCCAGCCCTGAATGATGAAATGAAGAAAAAGGTTCGCTACTACATTGACGAAAACCCAGAAGATCCTGTTCCCATTCCAAGTGATGACAAAGCTCCACAG GTGAACATCCCGTTCTCTAAGAAAAACCCTTACCACTGCCAGATTCATCGAGATGCCTTCAAGTATGGTGCTGTTCCTCCCAATGTCGATGATCGTCTCATTGTTGATCTGCGTTGGTTCGGCTACATGGAGCCTAATGTTAACAACAGACTTGAGTTCGAGACAGACATCAAGGACAGGTTTGGCATGCCACAGCCGACATTCTACTTCCAACTTAGTCCGGAAGACTCCAAACGTGCTCATGCCATGATCGATGACATGACCAGAGCAGCTGTCGCTCTGGGTGGCTTCTTACCAGGTTCAGAGCCACAGTTCATGCCCATTGGAAGCAGCCTTCATCTGACA GGAAGTGTTCGTATGGGATCAAAGGCCGATGACACATCAGTGTGTGACACATATTCAAAAGTCTGGGGGCTAGAGAACTTGTGGCTTGGAAGCAACGGCGTCATTCCTACAGGCACCGCTTCGAATGTCACTCTGACTTCTGTGGCACTGGCGATCAGGTCGGCTCGTCGTATTCTTGGACTGCCTGACCTCAGCCATGCGTCCTAG